In Methanoregula sp. UBA64, one DNA window encodes the following:
- a CDS encoding flavodoxin family protein gives MTVTVLGISGSPHRHGNTETLLDSFLDGARSAGADVEKVVLKDLNYTPCRGCNACHKTGDCIVKDDAPPLFDKILLADCVAVASPIYSMGITAQLKGFIDRAQYLWSRKFLLKTLTFSEEHSRRHRGIFISTAGTDRKDVFDSAFPAVRALFHDTGFEYVTEDNILARGMDISNGIKNHPTALKDAFEKGVQVVREMEKIKSEGA, from the coding sequence ATGACGGTCACGGTCCTTGGGATATCCGGCAGCCCGCACCGGCACGGGAACACCGAGACGCTCCTTGACAGTTTCCTGGACGGGGCCCGGTCGGCCGGGGCGGATGTGGAGAAAGTGGTGTTAAAGGATCTCAATTACACGCCGTGCCGGGGGTGTAATGCCTGCCACAAGACCGGGGACTGCATTGTAAAAGACGATGCCCCGCCCCTGTTCGACAAGATCCTTCTTGCGGACTGCGTTGCGGTAGCTTCGCCGATCTACAGCATGGGGATCACGGCCCAGCTCAAGGGGTTCATTGACCGGGCCCAGTACCTCTGGTCGCGGAAATTTTTGTTAAAGACGCTCACCTTTTCCGAAGAACACAGCAGACGGCACCGGGGGATCTTCATCTCCACGGCCGGGACCGACCGGAAGGATGTCTTCGACAGTGCGTTCCCGGCGGTTCGGGCCCTCTTCCACGACACGGGCTTTGAGTACGTTACCGAGGATAACATCCTTGCACGCGGCATGGACATCTCCAACGGGATCAAGAACCACCCGACCGCGTTAAAGGATGCGTTCGAGAAGGGCGTGCAGGTGGTGCGGGAGATGGAGAAGATCAAGAGTGAGGGTGCGTGA
- a CDS encoding flavodoxin family protein, whose product MPIKVLAFAGSPRRHGNSETLLDWTLAAMAADPEVAVEKVPLTEANINPCQGCNACEKLNKCIRRDGMDIYHDKIVDADCIVLSSPVFCMGLCSQVKMLVDRAQVFRSRKYVLKLPVVPPERKGRRMGVFLASAGQTWPYVFDALVPSVKCFYHVIEIKDADIRYLMVNGVDEKGAILQHPTAKTDAEKLGKAVVAELKARLAGGAGQ is encoded by the coding sequence ATGCCGATCAAAGTCCTCGCGTTCGCCGGCAGCCCGCGCCGGCACGGGAATTCCGAGACCCTCCTTGACTGGACGCTTGCCGCCATGGCTGCCGACCCGGAGGTTGCCGTCGAGAAAGTCCCGCTCACCGAGGCAAATATCAATCCCTGCCAGGGCTGCAATGCGTGCGAGAAACTCAACAAGTGCATCCGGCGGGACGGCATGGATATTTACCACGACAAGATCGTGGATGCGGACTGTATCGTCCTCTCGTCCCCCGTCTTCTGCATGGGCCTTTGTTCGCAGGTAAAGATGCTCGTGGACCGGGCGCAGGTCTTCCGGTCCCGGAAGTACGTGCTCAAACTCCCGGTCGTTCCCCCGGAGCGCAAAGGCAGGCGCATGGGTGTGTTCCTGGCTTCGGCCGGCCAGACCTGGCCGTACGTTTTCGATGCACTGGTGCCGTCGGTCAAGTGCTTCTACCACGTGATCGAGATCAAAGACGCCGATATCCGGTACCTGATGGTAAACGGCGTGGACGAGAAAGGCGCAATCCTGCAGCACCCAACGGCAAAGACTGATGCGGAGAAGCTCGGGAAGGCTGTCGTGGCGGAGCTCAAAGCCCGCCTCGCGGGAGGCGCCGGGCAATGA
- a CDS encoding peroxiredoxin — protein MTEETCPVLPALGEPAPDFEADTTQGPMKLSDLKGKWVVLFSHPADFTPVCTTEFMAFAAIHDELAALNVKLVGLSVDSVSAHLAWVRNIKEKMGVAIPFPVIADLNMKVAKKYGMIHPAQSSTAAVRCVFFIDDKGILRAMIYYPLSNGRFMPEIIRLIKALQTTDQFKVSTPANWQPGDKVVVAPPKTAAEMEKRMSEGYECKDWYLCYKKI, from the coding sequence ATGACTGAAGAGACCTGTCCGGTTCTTCCGGCGCTTGGCGAGCCTGCGCCGGATTTCGAAGCTGATACTACGCAGGGCCCGATGAAACTCTCGGACCTTAAGGGGAAATGGGTGGTGCTGTTTTCGCACCCGGCCGATTTTACCCCGGTCTGTACAACGGAGTTCATGGCGTTTGCCGCGATCCACGACGAGCTTGCGGCGCTCAACGTGAAGCTTGTCGGCCTCTCCGTGGACAGCGTGTCGGCACACCTTGCCTGGGTAAGAAACATCAAAGAGAAGATGGGGGTTGCCATCCCGTTCCCGGTGATTGCCGACTTAAACATGAAAGTGGCAAAGAAGTACGGCATGATCCACCCGGCGCAGAGTTCGACTGCGGCGGTCCGGTGCGTCTTCTTTATCGACGACAAGGGGATCCTGCGGGCGATGATCTACTACCCGCTCTCGAACGGCCGGTTCATGCCGGAGATCATCCGGCTCATTAAAGCGCTCCAGACCACCGACCAGTTCAAGGTTTCGACGCCGGCAAACTGGCAGCCGGGCGACAAGGTGGTCGTGGCCCCGCCAAAGACCGCGGCCGAGATGGAGAAGCGAATGAGCGAGGGGTACGAGTGCAAGGACTGGTACCTCTGCTATAAGAAGATTTGA
- a CDS encoding desulfoferrodoxin FeS4 iron-binding domain-containing protein, which yields MVNVSAEGQVFVCEICGNVVVVKEAGGGELICCGEPMKLKE from the coding sequence ATGGTGAATGTTTCAGCAGAAGGGCAGGTTTTCGTATGCGAGATCTGCGGTAACGTGGTTGTGGTCAAGGAAGCCGGCGGCGGAGAACTGATCTGCTGCGGCGAACCCATGAAACTCAAAGAGTGA
- a CDS encoding site-2 protease family protein, whose protein sequence is MLERITRREEADLFIAWMAISISFAIIFISPGGFLNFNPVHVNPLTALIYFGISLVVVFFGFILHEMAHKFTAIRYGFWAEFRKDNMMLLVAVAMAALVGVVFAAPGATVIYNMRSDGRMLSREENGKVSAAGPITNLILCIPFACLLVYGGISQGVGANIVALVGLIGLQVNAMLAAFNMLPISVLDGRKVLAWNPAVFVALIVAAFGVLVASFYLFTI, encoded by the coding sequence ATGCTCGAACGTATTACCCGGCGCGAGGAAGCTGACCTCTTTATCGCATGGATGGCCATCTCCATCTCGTTTGCGATCATCTTCATCTCGCCCGGCGGATTCTTAAACTTCAATCCCGTCCACGTCAACCCGTTAACGGCCCTGATCTACTTCGGGATATCGCTCGTGGTGGTCTTTTTCGGGTTCATCCTCCACGAGATGGCGCACAAGTTTACCGCCATACGCTACGGGTTCTGGGCGGAGTTCCGGAAAGACAACATGATGCTCCTTGTGGCAGTCGCGATGGCAGCCCTCGTGGGCGTGGTCTTTGCCGCACCGGGTGCGACCGTGATCTACAATATGCGCTCTGACGGGCGGATGCTCTCCCGGGAAGAAAACGGGAAGGTCTCGGCAGCGGGGCCGATCACAAACCTCATCCTCTGCATCCCGTTTGCCTGCCTGCTCGTGTACGGAGGGATCTCGCAGGGCGTCGGGGCAAATATCGTTGCCCTTGTCGGCCTCATCGGGCTCCAGGTGAACGCGATGCTCGCGGCCTTCAACATGCTCCCCATAAGCGTGCTGGACGGCAGGAAAGTGCTGGCCTGGAACCCGGCGGTCTTTGTTGCCCTCATCGTTGCCGCGTTCGGTGTCCTCGTGGCGTCGTTCTATCTCTTTACCATCTAA
- a CDS encoding carboxymuconolactone decarboxylase family protein: MVVKKTAAKKPVAKKATVRKGTEKELKNLGKKIGKVPKFFKELTVNDPGMYDLVIKMEDHIWSDGKLTKKTKKLIAIAIAASLRDQHAVRAQLMGAANLGCTKAEVEEALRVAFLLAGMPAYVYGKAQLDEVMKK; the protein is encoded by the coding sequence ATGGTAGTAAAAAAGACAGCAGCAAAGAAACCCGTTGCAAAGAAAGCAACCGTAAGGAAAGGTACCGAAAAAGAGCTCAAAAACCTTGGAAAGAAGATCGGGAAAGTGCCGAAATTCTTCAAGGAGCTGACCGTGAACGACCCCGGGATGTACGACCTCGTCATCAAGATGGAGGACCACATCTGGAGCGACGGCAAGCTCACGAAGAAGACCAAGAAGCTGATCGCAATCGCCATCGCAGCCTCGCTCCGCGACCAGCACGCGGTCCGGGCCCAGCTGATGGGCGCGGCAAATCTCGGGTGCACGAAGGCCGAGGTCGAGGAAGCGCTCAGGGTTGCGTTCCTGCTCGCCGGTATGCCGGCCTATGTGTACGGCAAGGCCCAGCTCGATGAAGTGATGAAGAAGTAA